The Candidatus Hydrogenedens sp. genome includes a region encoding these proteins:
- a CDS encoding efflux RND transporter permease subunit: MNEQTTVVNSNSSFISFPIRRPVTIIMIFTTIIVFGWRSYQKLPINLMPDISYPSLTVRTEFEGAAPEDVEKLVTRPLEEMLSIVSGLVEISSVSSVGLSEITLEFMWNTDMNIAQQDVRDRLDLFEPPKEVTKKPVILRFNPNLDPVIRIGLTPPANISPVEKERYLTTLRESVQRKLKSDLEAETGIAQVVVKGGQEEEIQILVDSKMIKSLGLSLDDIVRSLASQNINVAGGKLSEGKTEYIVRTLKEFQDIEDIKNVIISTSLNIPSLSNNPISSISSLTLNTDATSSNIQQTSPKSTPIYLKDVATVKWGTKERDTIIRIDGEEAIELEIYKEGNSNTVTVCNLVKDLLGIERKKSLSELINEQLSLELSPVAHDSEGKHTIEDPHARREQFKRKNLISSLPPDTKIHIISDQSQFIISSIEEVQSAAINGGFLALLILYLFLREIRSTFTIGLAIPISIITVFIPMFIRGISLNIMSLGGLALGIGMLVDNSIVVLESIARCREEGDSIIDSAIRGTSEVSSAVVASTLTTIAVFFPVAFVEGIAGQIFGDLALTVTFSLLASLLTALFLNPLLVSKTHFFSEPSNTQHLLHPFRIFLFFRQIKHKSLFASFIFTIVFTFKRHIQYSRKTLFEILRYSPRSSRWLNLLKIIFFPINILLKFISWGIINIFVYPLLILFFIIVSPIFLSFALCALLIKKTLSLLLFLPLELFHIVFESFRHLYRISLSSNLKFAPIYIFLAIALFTYTITLLPRIGQELIPPMKQGEFNIQYETRAGTQLNQTLEKVLRIENKLKENPYIERITLQVGTESSKTESKGKNENKATFTILLKDRSKTAQIQDKIIDEIRSSLLPLPEESIIFTLPTLFTLKSNLEVQIFGDDLNTLKSVGEACLQKVRQVRGVKDADISIQSGYPEILIQLDRELLAEKGLSPAQVANKLRTEIQGEIATKFNRGGDKIDIRVRTNQTFLQSINDLKQMSIIEGAVPVRLCDVSTIVEDVGPSDIRRIGQKRVALITANIEGRDLASVSQEVISKLRDVEKPREFFITLGGQNRELATSYHSLRLALLLATFLVYVVMASQFESIWLPILVMLSVPLAFIGVIIILFLTGTNLNIMVFLGSIILAGIVVNNAIVLIDYTNQLITRGLSLHDAIIQASMVRLRPIFMTTLTTVLGLLPMLLSKGEGSELRQPLALTVITGLSASTLLTLWLIPMAYYMFSNLSHKVRNK; this comes from the coding sequence GTGAACGAACAAACCACAGTAGTTAATTCAAATTCAAGTTTTATATCTTTTCCCATCCGAAGGCCAGTTACCATCATAATGATATTTACAACTATTATCGTTTTTGGTTGGCGTTCATATCAAAAACTCCCAATTAACCTTATGCCTGATATTTCATACCCTTCGTTAACTGTAAGAACTGAATTTGAAGGTGCAGCCCCTGAAGATGTCGAGAAATTAGTTACAAGACCGTTAGAGGAAATGTTAAGTATCGTTAGTGGGTTGGTAGAAATAAGTAGTGTTTCCTCAGTAGGTCTTTCAGAAATTACATTAGAATTCATGTGGAATACAGACATGAATATTGCACAACAGGATGTACGAGACCGTTTAGACCTTTTTGAACCACCTAAAGAAGTTACAAAAAAACCTGTTATTCTTAGATTTAACCCAAACTTAGACCCTGTAATACGGATTGGATTAACACCCCCTGCAAATATATCACCAGTAGAAAAAGAACGGTATTTAACTACACTTCGCGAATCTGTCCAACGAAAATTAAAAAGTGATTTAGAAGCAGAAACAGGAATTGCTCAGGTGGTAGTAAAAGGGGGACAAGAAGAAGAAATACAAATTCTTGTCGATAGTAAAATGATTAAATCACTTGGGCTTTCTTTGGATGATATTGTCCGAAGTTTAGCAAGTCAAAATATAAATGTGGCTGGAGGCAAATTGTCTGAGGGGAAAACGGAATATATTGTCCGAACTTTAAAAGAATTCCAAGATATAGAAGACATAAAAAATGTAATCATCTCTACTTCCCTTAACATACCTTCTTTATCAAACAATCCTATTTCTTCAATCTCATCTCTAACCCTCAATACCGATGCTACATCTTCAAATATTCAACAGACCTCTCCAAAAAGTACCCCTATTTATTTAAAGGATGTTGCTACAGTTAAATGGGGCACTAAAGAACGCGATACAATAATACGAATTGATGGAGAAGAAGCTATTGAATTGGAGATATACAAGGAAGGAAATTCTAACACTGTTACTGTATGTAATCTGGTAAAAGACCTCTTAGGTATTGAAAGGAAAAAAAGTCTTTCTGAATTAATCAATGAGCAACTTTCTCTTGAATTAAGCCCTGTTGCTCACGATTCAGAAGGAAAACATACAATTGAAGACCCACATGCTCGACGAGAACAATTTAAAAGGAAAAATTTAATTAGTTCTCTTCCACCTGATACAAAGATTCATATCATAAGCGACCAGTCCCAATTTATTATTAGTTCAATAGAAGAAGTTCAATCCGCAGCGATTAATGGCGGTTTTTTAGCCCTTCTTATACTTTATTTATTCTTGCGAGAAATACGTAGTACCTTTACAATTGGACTCGCTATTCCAATTTCAATAATTACTGTATTTATTCCCATGTTCATACGAGGCATTTCTTTAAATATTATGTCGTTGGGCGGATTAGCATTAGGAATTGGAATGTTAGTAGACAACTCTATTGTCGTATTAGAAAGTATTGCTAGATGTCGAGAAGAAGGAGATTCTATTATTGATTCTGCTATCCGTGGAACATCTGAAGTAAGTTCCGCTGTTGTTGCATCTACATTAACTACTATAGCCGTATTTTTCCCCGTTGCATTTGTTGAGGGTATTGCAGGACAAATCTTTGGAGACCTTGCTCTAACTGTTACTTTCTCCCTTTTAGCTTCGCTACTCACTGCTTTGTTTTTAAATCCATTATTAGTATCAAAAACCCATTTCTTTTCAGAACCAAGCAATACACAACATCTATTACACCCTTTCCGTATTTTCTTATTTTTCCGTCAAATAAAACATAAAAGCCTGTTTGCCTCTTTTATATTTACAATTGTTTTTACTTTCAAACGACATATTCAATACAGCAGGAAAACCTTATTTGAAATATTACGTTATTCTCCACGTTCATCTCGATGGTTAAATCTCCTTAAAATTATATTTTTCCCTATAAATATCTTGTTAAAATTTATTTCTTGGGGCATTATAAATATTTTCGTATATCCTTTATTAATCCTATTTTTCATTATAGTTTCCCCCATATTTTTATCATTTGCCTTGTGTGCATTACTGATTAAAAAGACACTTAGTCTTTTACTTTTTTTACCATTAGAACTATTTCATATCGTTTTTGAAAGTTTTAGGCATTTATACAGAATTTCACTTTCTTCCAACCTTAAATTTGCACCTATTTATATATTTTTAGCCATTGCACTTTTTACATATACCATAACGCTTTTACCCCGAATAGGACAAGAACTTATCCCACCAATGAAACAAGGAGAATTTAATATCCAATATGAAACCCGTGCTGGAACACAACTTAATCAAACTTTAGAAAAGGTGCTTAGAATAGAGAATAAATTAAAAGAGAATCCATATATAGAACGTATTACATTACAAGTTGGTACAGAAAGTAGCAAAACTGAAAGCAAAGGAAAAAACGAGAATAAAGCTACTTTTACAATTCTATTAAAAGATCGTAGTAAAACTGCACAAATACAAGATAAAATTATAGATGAAATACGTTCATCTCTTCTTCCCCTTCCTGAGGAATCAATTATTTTTACACTTCCTACATTATTCACGTTAAAAAGTAATCTTGAGGTTCAAATATTTGGTGATGATTTAAATACCTTGAAATCTGTAGGTGAGGCATGCCTCCAAAAAGTACGACAAGTTCGGGGCGTTAAGGATGCTGATATATCAATACAATCTGGTTATCCAGAGATACTTATCCAGTTAGATAGAGAACTGTTAGCTGAGAAGGGACTTTCCCCTGCTCAAGTCGCAAATAAGTTACGAACAGAAATTCAAGGAGAAATTGCCACAAAATTTAATCGTGGTGGAGATAAAATTGATATTCGTGTTAGAACAAATCAAACATTCCTTCAAAGCATTAATGACCTAAAACAGATGTCAATTATAGAAGGGGCTGTTCCTGTTCGTCTTTGTGATGTATCAACCATTGTAGAAGATGTTGGACCGAGCGATATTCGGAGAATTGGACAAAAAAGGGTCGCATTAATAACTGCCAATATCGAAGGACGAGATTTGGCAAGTGTGTCACAGGAAGTTATATCTAAACTTCGAGATGTTGAAAAACCTCGAGAATTTTTTATTACTCTTGGCGGACAAAACCGTGAATTAGCAACGTCATACCATAGTTTGAGACTTGCTCTATTACTTGCAACCTTTCTGGTATATGTGGTAATGGCTTCTCAATTTGAATCTATTTGGTTACCTATATTAGTGATGTTATCTGTGCCTTTAGCATTCATTGGTGTCATTATCATTTTATTTTTAACAGGTACTAATTTAAACATCATGGTTTTTTTGGGTTCAATCATATTAGCAGGCATCGTAGTAAACAATGCTATTGTGTTGATTGACTATACTAATCAACTTATTACACGTGGTCTATCCCTACACGATGCTATTATTCAAGCATCTATGGTCCGTTTGAGACCTATTTTTATGACAACATTAACAACAGTTCTTGGGCTACTGCCCATGCTATTATCTAAAGGAGAAGGCTCCGAATTAAGACAGCCATTGGCATTAACTGTAATTACAGGGCTATCTGCAAGCACCTTGTTGACTTTATGGCTCATCCCTATGGCTTATTATATGTTTTCTAACCTTTCTCATAAGGTACGAAACAAGTGA
- a CDS encoding efflux RND transporter periplasmic adaptor subunit has protein sequence MEKKLVPILVSWFILFQFISYQGCYFNKKVDANDELSTNVSKPVAFPVEATFPTKQNINKYFETTTRVSAEKKVEVISKGVGICEELFVEEGDYVKEGQILAKLDTSEVETQILQTKVNIEKCKAALEIAENSLKEGIGSKVERDNARFALDAAESTLKIQQLQLKNQTITAPINGIITRKNIQKGVLVSTGMPVFSIVDPDSFILPINLPEREISKVSKGQEADVIIDSCPTEKFTATVLRINPTIDPNTGTIKTILQFHEKHRNNTCIKDSAFARIKLIMETREQVLVIPKDAVLEENGRKYVFIAQSKSGENIENINHKDKTHDSVQFVAQKVEIQVGLEDSSYFEILSGLDEHTLVITLGQLNLKPGSIVEVTSLEKILNQQEKTSTT, from the coding sequence ATGGAAAAAAAACTTGTACCGATTTTAGTAAGTTGGTTTATCTTATTTCAATTTATATCATATCAGGGGTGCTATTTTAATAAGAAAGTTGATGCAAACGATGAGTTATCAACAAATGTAAGTAAACCTGTTGCATTTCCAGTAGAGGCTACGTTTCCCACAAAACAAAATATCAATAAATATTTTGAAACAACTACCCGAGTCTCTGCTGAAAAAAAAGTAGAGGTTATCTCAAAAGGGGTTGGGATTTGTGAGGAATTATTTGTAGAGGAAGGTGATTATGTTAAGGAAGGTCAAATTTTAGCTAAATTAGACACATCAGAAGTCGAAACCCAGATACTCCAAACAAAAGTAAATATAGAAAAATGCAAAGCGGCATTAGAAATAGCAGAAAATAGTTTAAAAGAAGGGATAGGTTCCAAAGTTGAGAGAGACAATGCTCGTTTTGCATTAGATGCTGCAGAATCCACTCTTAAGATTCAACAATTGCAATTGAAAAACCAAACAATAACAGCCCCTATTAACGGTATAATCACACGTAAAAATATACAAAAAGGTGTTCTGGTTAGTACTGGAATGCCAGTTTTCTCGATTGTTGACCCTGATTCATTTATATTGCCTATCAACTTACCAGAGCGAGAAATCTCCAAAGTCTCAAAAGGACAAGAGGCCGATGTCATTATCGATTCCTGTCCAACTGAAAAATTTACTGCTACCGTTTTACGAATTAACCCTACCATAGACCCAAATACTGGAACAATTAAAACCATATTACAATTTCATGAGAAACATCGTAATAATACATGCATCAAAGATTCTGCATTTGCAAGGATAAAACTTATAATGGAAACTCGGGAGCAAGTATTAGTAATACCAAAAGATGCAGTTTTGGAAGAGAATGGACGAAAATATGTTTTTATAGCACAATCTAAAAGTGGTGAAAATATAGAAAATATAAATCACAAAGACAAAACACATGATAGTGTCCAATTTGTTGCTCAGAAAGTAGAAATTCAAGTAGGTTTAGAAGATAGTTCTTACTTTGAAATTTTGAGTGGATTAGATGAACACACATTAGTTATTACATTAGGGCAGTTAAATTTAAAGCCTGGTTCTATTGTTGAAGTAACTTCATTAGAAAAAATACTAAATCAACAAGAAAAAACATCTACAACATAA